A single window of Bacillus carboniphilus DNA harbors:
- a CDS encoding DUF6431 domain-containing protein: MTKDFILEKGKTPPFYVVLLQQFHGRRPKNTLWLLYQITSWLRRIRGFFVRSAETVPCPCCGEPLVEVVGSRARVWYQSSGERLKLIIRRLRCKVDRRIHHELPDILVPYKRYDAESIERVITVPVQVDVAVDNSTIYRWNDWFHSWVDYAIGCLQSISFRFHFPVEEKSIPSQSVLLPLGRYIDMAVGWLSRVVRPIANSNLWVTDPFRISVQTALK, translated from the coding sequence CTCCCTTTTATGTGGTACTGCTCCAACAGTTCCACGGGAGACGTCCTAAAAACACCTTATGGTTATTATATCAAATTACAAGTTGGTTGAGAAGAATCCGGGGGTTTTTTGTTAGGAGTGCGGAAACAGTACCCTGTCCTTGTTGTGGGGAGCCATTAGTAGAAGTAGTGGGAAGCAGGGCTAGGGTCTGGTATCAAAGTTCGGGAGAACGTTTGAAACTTATCATTCGAAGGCTTCGTTGTAAGGTTGACAGGAGAATCCATCATGAACTTCCAGATATTCTGGTACCTTATAAACGATATGATGCTGAAAGTATAGAAAGAGTCATCACGGTACCGGTTCAGGTTGACGTGGCGGTGGATAATTCCACCATTTATCGTTGGAATGACTGGTTCCATTCGTGGGTGGACTATGCAATAGGCTGCCTTCAATCCATTTCATTCCGTTTTCACTTTCCTGTGGAGGAAAAGTCCATCCCTTCACAGTCCGTACTCCTACCCCTTGGACGTTATATTGATATGGCCGTCGGTTGGCTGAGTCGAGTTGTCCGCCCGATTGCCAATTCAAATCTTTGGGTTACAGACCCGTTCCGCATTTCTGTCCAAACAGCTCTGAAATAA